Proteins co-encoded in one Gleimia hominis genomic window:
- a CDS encoding glucose PTS transporter subunit EIIB, with the protein MGAAYEQSAKAIVEGLGGVDNIASLQACITRIRARVNDVDRVNDETLKAAGAFGVVKVGPAVQIVVGPDADDIAASAAPLLK; encoded by the coding sequence ATGGGTGCAGCATATGAACAATCCGCGAAAGCAATCGTTGAGGGGTTGGGGGGCGTCGATAATATCGCCTCACTGCAAGCGTGTATCACGCGCATACGTGCCCGAGTGAACGACGTGGACCGTGTTAATGACGAGACCTTGAAGGCTGCCGGTGCGTTTGGGGTTGTGAAAGTTGGGCCTGCTGTCCAGATTGTGGTGGGGCCAGACGCGGATGATATTGCGGCAAGCGCGGCACCGTTACTGAAATGA
- the pepN gene encoding aminopeptidase N, producing the protein MPGQNLTKEEAAARSRAVTVYDYDIHLDLTGDDKTFQSTSTVQFDIAGADETFLDLIADEVTELTVNGEARPVDSFSDSRVHLTGLKDKNTVTIQATCRYMHTGEGLHRFTDPADGLDYCYSQFEVPDSRRVFAVFEQPDMKAQFTFHVRTPSEWVVFSNSPTPTPREENGSKVWDFSASEQISSYITAIVAGPYVGKTGTLTSADGRTIDLGVYCRQSLLEHLDAEWVMDVTRAGFKFFEREYGRAYPFRKYDQIFVPEYNAGAMENAGCVTFRDEYVYRSKPTAAQLENLANTVLHELAHMWFGDLVTMQWWNDLWLNESFAEFMSHLCLAEGTEQWQDAWTGFMARKDWGLTQDQLPSTHPIVAPIRDLEDVEVNFDGITYAKGAAVLRQLVSYVGRDQFFEGLRAYIAEHAWKNTTLPDLMGKLEAASGRDLRGWAKVWLEEAGVTLLSPVVETSEAGKIVRLAVKQEPFTPGSSLRPHRLAVAGYSLVDGQVQQVFHEELDVEGDETPVESAVGLPRPDLILVNDGDLAYAKIRLDEQSLAFATEHIAQFPSSLTRGVVLASAWDMVRDAQMPARQYIDMALSALTGEDSMMILNLLLRHINTAVSLYLPTDEREEVANAVAQRLLLLARSAAAGTDAQRLLTAAAAARATKEQAGDIENLRTGKATLVGLPTDADMRWTLLLSSVRNGVAGETQIAQMTSTDQTLTGAQKAAQARASVAEQGVKDKAFKDVVFDRDLSNDMRIALGRGYWANAIAAPELYRAHVPQYFDALREVWELNTNHTAQDIVLLGFPTMLAGRLADLDVVKAGYDWLDANEDAPAGLRRLVSEETAEAERAVKAQLCR; encoded by the coding sequence GTGCCGGGTCAGAATCTAACGAAAGAAGAAGCAGCGGCTCGTTCACGCGCCGTCACCGTTTATGATTACGATATTCACCTGGATTTAACGGGTGACGATAAGACGTTCCAGTCTACGTCTACCGTCCAGTTCGATATCGCGGGTGCGGATGAGACGTTTTTGGATTTGATTGCCGATGAGGTCACCGAGCTCACGGTAAACGGTGAGGCCCGGCCCGTGGATAGTTTTTCGGATTCACGCGTGCACCTAACTGGTCTGAAGGATAAGAATACGGTCACCATTCAAGCCACCTGTCGGTACATGCATACCGGGGAGGGGTTGCACCGCTTCACAGATCCGGCGGATGGGTTGGATTACTGCTATTCCCAGTTTGAGGTCCCCGATTCTCGGCGGGTATTCGCAGTGTTTGAACAGCCAGACATGAAGGCGCAGTTCACGTTCCACGTGCGTACGCCCTCGGAGTGGGTGGTGTTCTCTAACTCCCCCACGCCAACGCCCCGGGAGGAAAACGGGAGTAAGGTGTGGGATTTCTCGGCATCCGAGCAGATTTCCAGTTACATCACTGCGATCGTGGCGGGCCCATACGTGGGCAAGACCGGCACACTGACAAGTGCGGACGGGCGCACCATCGACCTTGGAGTGTATTGCCGCCAGTCACTGCTGGAACATTTGGACGCCGAGTGGGTCATGGATGTGACTCGCGCTGGATTCAAATTCTTTGAACGCGAATACGGGCGCGCGTACCCGTTCCGCAAGTACGATCAGATTTTTGTGCCAGAATACAACGCGGGCGCCATGGAGAATGCGGGTTGCGTGACGTTCCGGGACGAGTACGTGTACCGGTCTAAACCCACGGCCGCGCAGTTGGAGAACCTGGCGAACACGGTACTGCATGAGTTGGCGCACATGTGGTTCGGTGACTTGGTGACCATGCAGTGGTGGAACGACCTGTGGCTAAACGAGTCGTTCGCCGAGTTCATGTCGCACCTGTGCCTAGCGGAAGGCACGGAGCAGTGGCAGGATGCGTGGACAGGGTTCATGGCCCGCAAGGATTGGGGTTTGACCCAAGACCAGTTGCCTTCCACCCACCCGATTGTCGCGCCTATCCGCGACCTGGAGGATGTAGAAGTTAACTTCGACGGCATCACGTACGCTAAAGGGGCTGCGGTGTTGCGTCAGCTCGTGTCTTACGTGGGGCGCGACCAGTTTTTCGAGGGCTTGCGGGCCTACATCGCGGAGCACGCGTGGAAGAATACGACGCTGCCGGACCTCATGGGCAAGCTAGAAGCGGCATCTGGGCGCGACTTGCGGGGGTGGGCGAAAGTCTGGTTAGAAGAAGCGGGGGTGACCTTGCTCAGTCCGGTCGTGGAAACGAGTGAGGCCGGGAAGATTGTGCGCCTCGCGGTCAAACAAGAACCATTCACGCCCGGTTCCTCGCTTCGGCCCCACCGGTTAGCGGTCGCGGGTTATTCCCTTGTTGATGGGCAGGTACAGCAGGTTTTCCACGAGGAACTTGATGTTGAAGGCGACGAAACCCCGGTGGAATCCGCAGTTGGTTTACCGCGTCCGGATCTGATCTTGGTCAATGACGGGGATTTGGCGTACGCGAAGATTCGCCTTGACGAGCAGTCCCTGGCGTTCGCAACCGAACACATTGCGCAGTTCCCTTCATCGTTGACGCGCGGCGTGGTTCTCGCATCCGCGTGGGATATGGTTCGGGATGCGCAAATGCCAGCCCGCCAGTACATTGACATGGCTTTGTCCGCCCTGACCGGTGAGGATTCCATGATGATCCTCAACCTGTTGTTACGTCATATTAATACCGCAGTTTCCCTTTACCTCCCCACTGATGAACGTGAGGAAGTGGCAAACGCTGTGGCGCAACGCTTACTGTTACTGGCGCGTTCCGCAGCTGCAGGTACGGACGCACAGCGGTTGCTGACCGCTGCCGCGGCAGCGCGGGCAACGAAAGAGCAGGCTGGCGATATTGAAAACCTCCGCACTGGAAAAGCCACGTTGGTTGGGCTTCCCACCGATGCGGACATGCGGTGGACACTGCTGCTGAGCTCGGTGCGCAATGGGGTCGCAGGAGAAACCCAGATTGCGCAGATGACCAGCACGGACCAGACTCTCACCGGCGCGCAGAAAGCTGCGCAAGCCCGCGCGTCTGTGGCCGAGCAGGGAGTGAAAGACAAGGCGTTTAAGGACGTGGTATTTGACCGCGACTTGTCGAATGATATGCGCATCGCGCTTGGACGCGGATACTGGGCGAATGCGATCGCTGCTCCGGAGCTTTACCGCGCCCACGTACCTCAGTATTTCGACGCGCTACGTGAAGTATGGGAACTGAACACAAACCACACGGCACAAGACATTGTGCTCCTAGGGTTCCCCACGATGCTTGCGGGCCGGTTGGCGGACTTGGACGTGGTGAAAGCAGGTTACGACTGGTTGGATGCGAATGAGGATGCGCCCGCGGGGTTGCGTCGCCTGGTGAGTGAAGAAACTGCGGAGGCGGAACGCGCAGTGAAAGCCCAGCTGTGCCGGTAG